TGTACTCGGTCATCGGTAATGCGAACAATTTGATCGATATATTAGACAGTAAGGACTTTGGCGATGAATTTGAAAAGCGTGCGTATGGAGAAGCTTATTTTCTAAGGGCATTCTCTTACTATTATCTGGTGAGGTTGTACGGTGGCGTGCCGCTTCGTGTAGAGTCAGTTAAAGTTGATAGTGATTTCTATATTAAGAGAAACACTGTTGACGAAGTATACAAGCAGATTTTTGAAGACTTCAAAAATGCATCAGAAAGGCTTCCGCTTCGCACAGCTATTGTAGCAACAGAACTGGGACGTGCCTCAAAAGGTGCGGCACAAGGCTTATTGTCTCAAGCTTATTTGACTTATGCAAATTATCTCGACAGAGAAGGAAAAGCAGATTATCAATCGTATTATCAACTATCAGTTAATTATTGCGATTCTGTTATCAATAGTGGCCAGTATGTTCTATTGAATGATTATGGCAAGTTATGGGATGTAACGCAGGAGACCGCAGCCTACGAAGAAGTAATTTTTGGCATTCGCTTTACTGCTGATCCACTCAAGGTAAGTTTAGGGTCTTCAGGATCAGAGTTCGCTTATCGTTTTTTAGGCTCGAACTCCCATGGCGTAACCGGCAATAAGCCAACTGGTGGTGGTTCTGCCGACATCAGGCCGCAACCTTGGTATACTGATATTTACTTCACTGGCGATTATGGGGACAACAGACCTTATTATCCAGGACTTACTTACGATTACCGTTCAGAAAAGTCATATTTCCCCCGTGGATCGAATACAGGATTGAATACCGTGACCGGCCAGAATTTCAGGTATATTTATCAGTATCCATATGTAGGTCCCCAGTCAAACAATCAAACCGGTGCCACTGCAGCGACTACATCCATTATAGGGAAATATGTTGACGGAGCAGGATATGACAGCAGGAATCATGGCAATGATTTCTTCATTATGCGATATGCTGAGATTCTGTTAATTAAAGCGGAAGCATTGAATGAATTAAATGGACCTAGTGTAGAAGGAATTAATCTGATTAATCAATTGCGTATCCGGGCCAGGAAAGGAGACGGAATTCCTCGCAATTACCCTACTCTAATCCCTACCAATACCGTTTATACAAAGCAGAGTTTCAGAAAAAAAATTCTGGATGAGCGTGGTGCCGAATTATTTGCAGAAGGGCATCGCTGGTTTGATCTGGTTCGCATGAAAAGCCATATAAACGAAGCTGAAACAATGTATGATTATCAATTTGGAACGTTCTTAAAAGGCATATCTCCAAAGACACCATCTTATACCAACACCGGTAATTTATGGAATAATAAAGGAGGATATATACCCGGAAGTGCAGCGGGTCAAAGCTATGACCCTAAATTTAAACTGTATCCTATTCCGACTTCAGAATTGATTATCAACCCGAATTTTGGAGATCAAAACCCTGGATGGTAAGTAGATTTAATACCTAAAATATAAAATCAGATGAACAAAATAAAAATAACAATTCTCAAATATGCCGTGGTTCTTTTCGTGGCGGCTATTCTTGCAGGTTGTAATAAGGAGCTAACAGTAATTGAAAAGCAAGCTTACGAAGCTCCTAAATTTTTTAACCCGGTCGTTAAACCGTCGTTATTTAACTCTTCTGTACTGAGGACCTGGGACGGTTGGTTTTATGCCTATGGCTCGGAAGAAAACTGGGTGGGTGCCGGTGGGAACAGGTTGATGCCGGTGATGAAATCGGCCGATATGGTCACCTGGACATACCAACGCAACATATTCAACGCCAGGCCAAGTTGGAGTACGGGTGCTATGACCTCTCCGGATGTAGTAGAAATCGAACGCAGGTATTATGTATACTATTCATTCGCATCGGCTTCTTCTACGAGTCCGAAGCCCAGTATCGCTCTTGCTACATCCGTAACGCCAATGGGACCCTTTGTAGAGCGTGAGGATATGGAAGACATGGGAACTAAGCCAGGAAACCTTTTCGATACGGACTCGGTTGACACACCAAACCCTCGTCACCCCTTCTTTTTTCAGGAAGAGAATGGTGACAAGTATTTGTTCTATACCAGTAATGTTGCAGGCGACGTTAAATCTGCTGTGTATTGCTTACCGTTGTCAGCCAGCGGACAACGAATCCCGGATTTTACGTCAATGAAGAAAGTCGCTTCTGCAGATTTCGATGGCGTTCTGATCCAGAAAAAGGATAACTTTTACTATCTTTTTGGGACACGCGTGAACGGCAATAGCTCGACGATTATAGTAGGCAGATCGGCAAACCTCTTAGGCCCGTATGTAGATAAAACCGGAGGAGATCTGATGGTAGGAACAAATGGAACAATATTCGCGGAAGCCAATGCACTATTTAGCTCTCCCGGCCATAACTCTAAGATCTTTACAGATAAGAGCAAAGAAGATTGGATAATGTTCCACGTTATAGACAGTCGCGATCCAAAATTCACTAACAATTTGGATAAGAAGCCGCTAGTACTGGCCAGGATTGTTTGGAACAATGGTTGGCCTGAACTGGTATCGGACTATCTGACGGAAAAGGAACTGATCGGACCTAACTTCTATTAACCACTTAATTTTAATACAGAGAAATGAATAACCTAAAAAATATAATCTGGGCGATTGCTTTATTATTTCTTTCAGCAAGTGCCCATGCAAAGCATTCAAAACTCAGACAAATTAAAACCTTAATCGTATTTTTTGATGGTTTGCGGCCCGACTATATAACACCTGAACTTATGCCCAACTTATACGCTTTTAAAAAACAAAGTGTTTTAGCTACACAGCATCACAGTGTTTTTCCAACTGTAACACGATTAAACTCGGCCGCGTACTCGACTGGCTCTTACCCGGCTAAGACAGGCATCCTGGGCAATAAGGTGTATTTTCCACAGGTTGATAAGGTGAAAGGCCTGAACACCGGGGACGCCAGTGATTTGTTACGTATTGACAGTGCAACAAATGGAAAACTGCTAACCACCATCACCTTCGGCGAAGTGATGGAAGCAGCAGGTAAGAGATTTATGGTATTCAGCTCTGGTTCGTCAGGACAGGCTCTGTTACAAAACCCTACTGTGAGCGCAGGCGCCATTGTCAACCCCGATATGATCTTGCCAGAATCGTACAAAGAAACCGTATACAAAGCTGTTGGCCAGTTTACCAGTCATGACGATCATTCAGCAAAACACATCTGGGCTACAGATGCATTAATAAGGCTAGGCTTACAAACGGGCGGTCCCGAGGTGTGTGCACTCTGGATGTCAGATCCTGATCACACAACACATGCCGATGGTATCGGTACCCCCTCTGCTGTAGCAGCGCTCAAACTGGTGGATGAGCAATTTGGTAAAGTGATCAGGCATTTAAAAAGTCAGAAATTGGATGAAGTGTATAATGTTATCGTTTCTGCAGACCATGGCTTCGTGACTCATGTCGGGAAGAAAACGATCACAGCTCATTTGATTGAAAAAAGACTCAAAGAAAGCAAAACCTCTGAAGACGTGGTGGTAGCAGACGGAGCAATTTATGTAAAGAACCATAACCCGGACGTGATTAAGAAGATTGTCACCTCACTTCAGGAAGCGAAATTTATCGGCGCAATATTTACAAAAGGCAAGAAACCAGGCGACACCAAAGGCTGGGTTGACGGAACTATTTCTTATGAAACCATTCACTGGGACCACCCAACGCGTGCTTCCGACATACTGGTGGCCGAGTACTGGGATAACCGCAAAAACAAATTTGGGTATGAGGGCGCCGGTTTTGCAGGTGGCCCTGCAGGCCATGGTGGTTCTAGCCCCTATGAAGTACATATTGCTTTGATGGGATCGGGCCCAGGCTTCAAGAAGAATACTGAAACTAACTTACCAACTTCTAATATTGATATTGTTCCAACAATACTGCACCTGCTCAACGTTCCAATACCACAACAGATGGATGGTAGAGTTGTCTACGAAATGTTGAAAGAAAATCCGCCTGTGTCTGCCCCATCACTGGCAAAAACCGAGAATGTTGTTAGCAGTATCCATGCATCGTGGGGAACTTACAAAACGACAGTACAACGAACCATTTTAGGCAAGTATACTTATATTGACTTTGCTAAAACTGAGCGTGTATTCTCTAAGCCCTGATTTTAGCAGACCACCTCAGTCCACATTATTGTACCGACCCCTTATAAGTTGGACAATAATAATGAATTAGTTGTGTAATATTTGTTTATATCTGGGGATAATTCGGAGGCCATTTTATTGATATCTTGTAGTTCCGTTCTTTCTGCCCTTTTCTTTTCGGTTATATGAATATTCTGTTCCCACTTCTGTAACGGGGTCATACCAATGTTTCGGTGATTTCTTCTGTTATCGTACCAGGAGCGGTGCGCTGCAAGTGTGTGCTTTGCGTGATAAAAGCTGTCGAACTCAAACCGGTCTACCACTTCCCGCTGAACAATGCTGTGGAAAGCCTCGATATAAGAGTTTTCTTCTGGTGTAGCAATGTGAGTAAACTCCTGATTAGCTTCGGCAGCTCTTAAGTATTGCTTCACGCTGTTAGCGATAAACTGGGATCCATTATCATTTCTGATAGTAACTCCTTTGATACCGTATTGCTGCCTGATTCTTCTGAAAGCGTTAATTACATCCAACTGCCGGATGCTTTTCTGAAAGATCTGATCAACCGTTTTTCGGGAAAATACATCCAGAATGGTTAACAGGTAATAATTTCGTTTATCGGCATGCACATAGATGTATTTAATATCCAAGCAAAGATATTCCATTGGATAAGAGGCCTGAATCTTACGGTGCTGAACGAACTTGCGTTTTCCGCTTGTCCGGATCACTTTGCCTAATAAGAGGTTCTGTTCATCCATTAACCGGTAGACCTTTTTCTCATTGATATAATATTCCTGTTTACGCAACTCCTGGGTGACATTTTCATAACCGTAACAACAGAATTCCTGCGATAAAATGTCTTTTATTTCTTCAACTACTACCTGGTTTTCCACCCTGGAGCCATCTAGTTTAAAAGTATGGGTACTGGGCTTTGCACCCCGCTTACCGTTTCTGTTTTTATAATAATACACACTGCCAGGCATACCCATCCAGGATAAAAGCGTGCTGGAAGGAACCATATGATTGAACTGAGAGACGATCATCTTCTTGTCTTGGTTTGAATGGGAGTTTTTTTTAAAAGCTCAGATTTTACTTCTATCTCCAGGGCCTGTCTGGCAATGATCCGTTTTAACCGCTCATTCTCCTCTTCCAGAGCTCTTACCTCCGGATCCACCCGGTGATAGGCTGGCTTCAAACCTTCCATGCCTTTACTCTGATACTTCTTCTTCCATCTGGCATACAGTGAGGGTGCTAAATTATACTTACGGCAAGTGGATGTGATTCCCTCTCGTTCGCCTTCTTGAATGATAGAAAGCCTGTCTTCAGGGGTGAACGCCCTTCTTTCTCTTTTCATGATTCCCTAATTTAATCGTTCTAAATTGTTTTTAAAATTTAGTCCAGTCTTTTAGGGGGCTAGTACATTATAATCCCTAAGCGAGAAATGCCTCGTTTGCTCAACGGTTTAAATTAAAACTCTGCACATAGTGCTTTTGATAAAATTACTATGTGCAGATTATCAACGAATCATGAAGTAAATTCTATGAACAACAAGTTCTTCATTTCGAAAATATTGATCAGCGGTTCTCTAATAATTATGTTTTCCTTTTGTAAAAAAGGATCTGGTGCAGATCCAGAAGACAAAAAGGAAGAACAAAAAGAAAGCTCCGGCACTCCAGAATATGTAATTAAGGATTACAAAATGGTTTGGAATGACGAGTTTAATGGCACCACATTGGATCTCACCAAATGGAATTACAGACAAGACGGTGTAGTCAGAAAGCTCGGAACGGTAAATAAAGAAACCATCTCACTTGATGGTAAAGGCAATGTTTTAATTACCGTTTTTAGGGACAATAAGGGAATATACAATATCGGCCAGATATCTACCGAAGGACTATATGCTACCAGGTACGGTTATTTTGAATGCAGAGTTAAGTTGCAGAAAAGCCTTGGTCCTCATACCGCTTTCTGGCTTCAGTCGCCTACTTATGGCAGAACAGCCGGCAATCCTGATAAAGACGGGGTTGAAATTGATATTTTCGAATACCATCGCTCAGCACCTACTAAAGTGTATTTCAATACACATTGGGATGGCCATGGCGACTATCATAAAAATTACGGCAACAACATTACCCTTCCAGCTATAGTAGATGGTTATCATACTTTCGGATTAGAATGGAACGAAAATGAATATACATTTTACGTTGACGGTAAAAAGGGATGGAGTTCCAATCAAGCAATATCACGCACCGACCAATTCATAATCCTTAGTGCGGAACTTACAGGTTGGGGAGGAGATCCTGCCTTAGGAACATTCCCTGATGCAGTTGCGTTTGACTATGTTAGGGTATACAAAAAGAAATAGTCTCTATTAAAGAGATTGGGGTCATTTGAATTTACAGCGAAGGATCTTACTTAGTCTGGTGTTTACCAGCTTGCAGAATCCATTATTTTCAAAAAGGTCGCAGCCAAGATAAAGTATCTTCCACTTGACATTATTACACAGGAGAACCTTCGATTCTATGTAGAGGTGTAAGAAATTACTTACCAAAGCCATATAAAATTAAAATCCCGTTTGCTTCCTGCTAATGCGGATATGTACTTCACTTAACATTCAGGTTATCCTGATTAATGATATTCAATAGTTCGGCTTCATCAAGAATTTTAATTCGCCTGCCGGTGAGTTCTACTATCTTATTTAAGGTTAATTCATTAACTACCTTAAAAAGAGTTTCATAAGACGCCCCCGAGAATGAGGCGAGATCCTGCCTTGAAAGCTCCAGATTAATCGTATTGTCGGCGCTCATTCCAAACTGGTTCCTTAAAGCAATAAGCGATTTCGCAATTCGTGCCTTCACAGACATATGAACAAAGTCCAGCATGCTTTTCCTGGAATGCTGAAGTTCATCGGCAAAAAAATGCATTAGTTTAAACGTTAAATCTGTATTTACTTTTAATGTCGACTCAAAGAAAGCCCGGTCTATATAACACAGTACGGTCGGTTCCAGGGCTGTAGCGGAAACAGGGTACTTAGGATCCTTC
The window above is part of the Arcticibacter tournemirensis genome. Proteins encoded here:
- a CDS encoding RagB/SusD family nutrient uptake outer membrane protein, coding for MKILKAARYVAVIWALLLAIQSCSLDETVPDTITAKNIDSKADVTAVIHGAYANLNNPDAFKFTGVFCFLFVGGDDIYATVTTDPAKFSQKAFDAGYTSSFWNVLYSVIGNANNLIDILDSKDFGDEFEKRAYGEAYFLRAFSYYYLVRLYGGVPLRVESVKVDSDFYIKRNTVDEVYKQIFEDFKNASERLPLRTAIVATELGRASKGAAQGLLSQAYLTYANYLDREGKADYQSYYQLSVNYCDSVINSGQYVLLNDYGKLWDVTQETAAYEEVIFGIRFTADPLKVSLGSSGSEFAYRFLGSNSHGVTGNKPTGGGSADIRPQPWYTDIYFTGDYGDNRPYYPGLTYDYRSEKSYFPRGSNTGLNTVTGQNFRYIYQYPYVGPQSNNQTGATAATTSIIGKYVDGAGYDSRNHGNDFFIMRYAEILLIKAEALNELNGPSVEGINLINQLRIRARKGDGIPRNYPTLIPTNTVYTKQSFRKKILDERGAELFAEGHRWFDLVRMKSHINEAETMYDYQFGTFLKGISPKTPSYTNTGNLWNNKGGYIPGSAAGQSYDPKFKLYPIPTSELIINPNFGDQNPGW
- a CDS encoding family 43 glycosylhydrolase, which encodes MNKIKITILKYAVVLFVAAILAGCNKELTVIEKQAYEAPKFFNPVVKPSLFNSSVLRTWDGWFYAYGSEENWVGAGGNRLMPVMKSADMVTWTYQRNIFNARPSWSTGAMTSPDVVEIERRYYVYYSFASASSTSPKPSIALATSVTPMGPFVEREDMEDMGTKPGNLFDTDSVDTPNPRHPFFFQEENGDKYLFYTSNVAGDVKSAVYCLPLSASGQRIPDFTSMKKVASADFDGVLIQKKDNFYYLFGTRVNGNSSTIIVGRSANLLGPYVDKTGGDLMVGTNGTIFAEANALFSSPGHNSKIFTDKSKEDWIMFHVIDSRDPKFTNNLDKKPLVLARIVWNNGWPELVSDYLTEKELIGPNFY
- a CDS encoding alkaline phosphatase family protein; translation: MNNLKNIIWAIALLFLSASAHAKHSKLRQIKTLIVFFDGLRPDYITPELMPNLYAFKKQSVLATQHHSVFPTVTRLNSAAYSTGSYPAKTGILGNKVYFPQVDKVKGLNTGDASDLLRIDSATNGKLLTTITFGEVMEAAGKRFMVFSSGSSGQALLQNPTVSAGAIVNPDMILPESYKETVYKAVGQFTSHDDHSAKHIWATDALIRLGLQTGGPEVCALWMSDPDHTTHADGIGTPSAVAALKLVDEQFGKVIRHLKSQKLDEVYNVIVSADHGFVTHVGKKTITAHLIEKRLKESKTSEDVVVADGAIYVKNHNPDVIKKIVTSLQEAKFIGAIFTKGKKPGDTKGWVDGTISYETIHWDHPTRASDILVAEYWDNRKNKFGYEGAGFAGGPAGHGGSSPYEVHIALMGSGPGFKKNTETNLPTSNIDIVPTILHLLNVPIPQQMDGRVVYEMLKENPPVSAPSLAKTENVVSSIHASWGTYKTTVQRTILGKYTYIDFAKTERVFSKP
- a CDS encoding DDE-type integrase/transposase/recombinase, yielding MIVSQFNHMVPSSTLLSWMGMPGSVYYYKNRNGKRGAKPSTHTFKLDGSRVENQVVVEEIKDILSQEFCCYGYENVTQELRKQEYYINEKKVYRLMDEQNLLLGKVIRTSGKRKFVQHRKIQASYPMEYLCLDIKYIYVHADKRNYYLLTILDVFSRKTVDQIFQKSIRQLDVINAFRRIRQQYGIKGVTIRNDNGSQFIANSVKQYLRAAEANQEFTHIATPEENSYIEAFHSIVQREVVDRFEFDSFYHAKHTLAAHRSWYDNRRNHRNIGMTPLQKWEQNIHITEKKRAERTELQDINKMASELSPDINKYYTTNSLLLSNL
- a CDS encoding transposase, whose amino-acid sequence is MKRERRAFTPEDRLSIIQEGEREGITSTCRKYNLAPSLYARWKKKYQSKGMEGLKPAYHRVDPEVRALEEENERLKRIIARQALEIEVKSELLKKTPIQTKTRR
- a CDS encoding glycoside hydrolase family 16 protein, with the translated sequence MCRLSTNHEVNSMNNKFFISKILISGSLIIMFSFCKKGSGADPEDKKEEQKESSGTPEYVIKDYKMVWNDEFNGTTLDLTKWNYRQDGVVRKLGTVNKETISLDGKGNVLITVFRDNKGIYNIGQISTEGLYATRYGYFECRVKLQKSLGPHTAFWLQSPTYGRTAGNPDKDGVEIDIFEYHRSAPTKVYFNTHWDGHGDYHKNYGNNITLPAIVDGYHTFGLEWNENEYTFYVDGKKGWSSNQAISRTDQFIILSAELTGWGGDPALGTFPDAVAFDYVRVYKKK
- a CDS encoding Crp/Fnr family transcriptional regulator, producing MMKECKNVCDTQSCFVCQRCLPDWLPAVKAQRINFEVKKGQSIFAENDLVSGIYFIYSGTVKVHKRWDKDKELIIRFAKAGDIMGHLGLGKDPKYPVSATALEPTVLCYIDRAFFESTLKVNTDLTFKLMHFFADELQHSRKSMLDFVHMSVKARIAKSLIALRNQFGMSADNTINLELSRQDLASFSGASYETLFKVVNELTLNKIVELTGRRIKILDEAELLNIINQDNLNVK